The following coding sequences lie in one Tachysurus fulvidraco isolate hzauxx_2018 chromosome 19, HZAU_PFXX_2.0, whole genome shotgun sequence genomic window:
- the LOC125138484 gene encoding NLR family CARD domain-containing protein 3-like isoform X3 produces the protein METPDLDTDNVSTPSNNCKPKRKRSESPTHSCIPMKSDWSMGIPLAFKDGDSSLLHSKLQGKRSESPTHSCISMKSHESMDHHQEVKAVDSSLLHRYDPESAGGNEFQKKFKLNLMKKFQCLNGVIINLGAQTLLNEIYTELYITEGDSGEVNNEHEVRQIEAASRRRTTEETPIKCNDIFKPLSEQDKPIRTVLTKGVAGIGKTVSVQKFILDWAEGKVNQDVHLIFPLPFRELNLMKDQKLSLMELLHVFFKETKETEMSSLEKVLFIFDGLDECRFPLDFQKTVRVCDVTESASVPVLLINLIKGNLLPSALIWITSRPAAADQIPSECVDRVTEVRGFNDPQKEEYFRKRISDQSLANNIITHLKSLRSLYIMCHIPVFCWITATVLERMLGEAESGEMPKTLTQMYTHFLIIQTNIIREKYSKKQESDEEMLLKLGQLAFQQLKKGNLIFYDEDLRECGIDVTEAAVYSGVCTQIFREEFGLHHSKVYCFVHLSIQEHLAALYVHLTFMKEKRNVVKQNQDSERSLKKNTISDVHKSAVYQTLKSKTGHLDLFLRFLLGLSLESNQKLLHVLVTQTGSSSQSIKETVQYIKEKISKYLPTEKSINLFHCLNELGDDSLVEEIQHYLKSGKQSELSSSQWSALVFMLLTSAQELDEFDLSKYFSTDKITEDVVLKMMPVITASSKAIISCDSLGVKTWSSLVSALRSETSKLRELHLTVKTLDLSENKLRDSGVKTLSAVLENPHCKVETLKLCDCDVSDEVCAALTSALRSNPSHLRFLDLSYNNLGDSGVKILSAVLENPHCKLETLRLYMCGVSDEGCAALTSALRSNPSHLRELDLSCNKLGDSGVKSLSAVLENPHCKLETLKLYMCGVSDEGCAALTSALRSNPSHLRELDLSWNNLGDSVKKLLSDLKDDEHYKLQTVIFRL, from the exons atggagactccTGATCTGGACACAGATAATGTTTCTACACCATCAAACAACTG taaacccaagagaaagagatcagaatcaccaacacacagctgtatcccCATGAAGAGTGACTGGTCTATGGGGATTCCTCTGGCatttaaagatggagactcatcacttctacacag taaactccagggaaagagatcagaatcaccaacacacagctgtatctccatgaagagtCATGAGTCTATGGATCATCATCAGGAGGTTAAAGCTGTAGACTCctcacttctacacag GTACGACCCAGAATCTGCTGGTGGAAATGAATTCCAgaaaaagttcaaattaaatctgatgaagaagtttcagtgtttgaatggAGTGATAATAAACCTGGGAGCCCAAACActcctgaatgagatctacacagagctctacatcacagagggagacagtggagaagtcaataatgaacatgaggtgaggcAGATCGAGGCAGCATCCAGGAGAAgaacaacagaggaaacaccaatcaaatgcaatgacatctttaagcctttatctgaacaagacaaacccatcagaactgtgctgacaaaggGAGTCGCTGGCATCGGAAAAAccgtctctgtgcagaagttcattctggactgggctgaagggaaagtaaatcaggacgtccacctcatatttccacttcctttcagagagctgaacttgatgaaggaccagaaactgagtctgatggagctccttcatgtcttttttaaggaaacaaaagaaacagaaatgtccagtttggaaaaggttctgttcatttttgacgGATTGGACGAGTGTCGTTTTCCTCTAGATTTCCAGaagacagtgagagtgtgtgatgtaactgaatcagcatcagtgcctgtgctgctgataaacctgatcaaagggaatctgcttccctctgctctcatctggatcacctccagacctgcagcagctgatcaaatcccctctgagtgtgtggatcgagtcacagaggtacgagggttcaatgacccacagaaggaggagtacttcaggaagaggatcagtgatcagagcctggccaataacatcatcacacacctgaagtcattaagaagcctctacatcatgtgtcacatcccagtcttctgctggattacagccactgttctagagagaatgttgggtgaagcagagagtggagagatgcccaagactctgactcaaatgtacacacacttcctcatcattcagacaaacatcatcagagaaaaatactcaaagaagcaggagagtgatgaagaaatgcttcttaaactgggacaactggcttttcagcagctgaagaaagggaacctgatcttctatgatgaagacctgagagagtgtggtattgatgtgacagaagcagcagtgtactcaggtgtgtgtactcagatcttcagagaggagtttgggcttcaccacagtaaagtgtactgctttgttcatctgagcattcaggagcatctcgcagctctgtatgtgcacctgaccttcatgaaggagaagagaaatgtgGTTAAACAGAATCAAGATTCTGAACGTTCgttgaaaaaaaatacaatctcAGATGTACACAAGAGTGCTGTGTATCAGACTTTAAAAAGTAAGACTGGACATCTGGATCTTTTCCTTCGCtttcttctgggtctctcactggagtccaatcagAAACTCTTACATGTTTTagtaacacagacaggaagtagcTCCCAGAGCATAAAGGAAACAGTTCAGTACATTAAGGAGAAGATCAGTAAATATCTTCctacagagaaatccatcaatctgttccactgtctgaatgaactgggtGATGATTCTCTAGTGGAGGAAATCCAACACTACCTGAAATCTGGAAAACAAAGTGAACTTTCTTCTTCACAGTGGTCTGCTCTGGTGTTTATGTTACTGACATCAGCacaggagctggatgagttTGACCTGAGTAAATATTTCAGTACAGATAAGATAACAGAAGATGTTGTTCTGAAGATGATGCCTGTGATTACAGCATCCAGTAAAGCAAT taTCAGCTGTGATTCACTTGGAGTAAAAACTTGGTCATCTCTGGTCTCAGCGCTCAGATCAGAAACCTCCAAACTGAGAGAACTTCATCTGACTGTGAAAACACTGGATCTGTCTGAGAATAAACtcagagactcaggagtgaagactctctctgctgtactggagaatcctcactgtaaagtgGAGACACTGAa gttgtgtgattgtgatgtctcagatgaagtctgtgctgctctgacttcagctctgagatcaaatcCCTCACACCTGAGATTCCTGGATCTGTCCTATAATAATCtcggagactcaggagtgaagattctctctgctgtactggagaatcctcactgtaaactggagacactgag gttgtatatgtgtggtgtctcagatgaaggctgtgctgctctgacttcagctctgagatcaaacccctcacacctgagagaactggatctgtcctgtaataaactaggagactcaggagtgaagagtctctctgctgtactggagaatcctcactgtaaactggagacactgaa gttgtatatgtgtggtgtctcagatgaaggctgtgctgctctgacttcagctctgagatcaaacccctcacacctgagagaactggatctgtcctGGAATAATCTAGGAGACTCAGTAAAgaagctgctgtctgatcttaaggatgatgaacattacaaactacagacagtGAT attcagGCTCTaa
- the LOC125138484 gene encoding NLR family CARD domain-containing protein 3-like isoform X2 — METPDLDTDNVSTPSNNCKPKRKRSESPTHSCISMKSERSMGLPQNFKDGDTSLLHSKPKRKRSESPTHSCIPMKSDWSMGIPLAFKDGDSSLLHSKLQGKRSESPTHSCISMKSHESMDHHQEVKAVDSSLLHRYDPESAGGNEFQKKFKLNLMKKFQCLNGVIINLGAQTLLNEIYTELYITEGDSGEVNNEHEVRQIEAASRRRTTEETPIKCNDIFKPLSEQDKPIRTVLTKGVAGIGKTVSVQKFILDWAEGKVNQDVHLIFPLPFRELNLMKDQKLSLMELLHVFFKETKETEMSSLEKVLFIFDGLDECRFPLDFQKTVRVCDVTESASVPVLLINLIKGNLLPSALIWITSRPAAADQIPSECVDRVTEVRGFNDPQKEEYFRKRISDQSLANNIITHLKSLRSLYIMCHIPVFCWITATVLERMLGEAESGEMPKTLTQMYTHFLIIQTNIIREKYSKKQESDEEMLLKLGQLAFQQLKKGNLIFYDEDLRECGIDVTEAAVYSGVCTQIFREEFGLHHSKVYCFVHLSIQEHLAALYVHLTFMKEKRNVVKQNQDSERSLKKNTISDVHKSAVYQTLKSKTGHLDLFLRFLLGLSLESNQKLLHVLVTQTGSSSQSIKETVQYIKEKISKYLPTEKSINLFHCLNELGDDSLVEEIQHYLKSGKQSELSSSQWSALVFMLLTSAQELDEFDLSKYFSTDKITEDVVLKMMPVITASSKAIISCDSLGVKTWSSLVSALRSETSKLRELHLTVKTLDLSENKLRDSGVKTLSAVLENPHCKVETLKLCDCDVSDEVCAALTSALRSNPSHLRFLDLSYNNLGDSGVKILSAVLENPHCKLETLRLYMCGVSDEGCAALTSALRSNPSHLRELDLSCNKLGDSGVKSLSAVLENPHCKLETLK; from the exons atggagactccTGATCTGGACACAGATAATGTTTCTACACCATCAAACAACTG taaacccaagagaaagagatcagaatcaccaacacacagctgtatctccatgaagagtgaACGGTCTATGGGGCTTCCTCAGAATTTTAAAGATGGAGACAcatcacttctacacag taaacccaagagaaagagatcagaatcaccaacacacagctgtatcccCATGAAGAGTGACTGGTCTATGGGGATTCCTCTGGCatttaaagatggagactcatcacttctacacag taaactccagggaaagagatcagaatcaccaacacacagctgtatctccatgaagagtCATGAGTCTATGGATCATCATCAGGAGGTTAAAGCTGTAGACTCctcacttctacacag GTACGACCCAGAATCTGCTGGTGGAAATGAATTCCAgaaaaagttcaaattaaatctgatgaagaagtttcagtgtttgaatggAGTGATAATAAACCTGGGAGCCCAAACActcctgaatgagatctacacagagctctacatcacagagggagacagtggagaagtcaataatgaacatgaggtgaggcAGATCGAGGCAGCATCCAGGAGAAgaacaacagaggaaacaccaatcaaatgcaatgacatctttaagcctttatctgaacaagacaaacccatcagaactgtgctgacaaaggGAGTCGCTGGCATCGGAAAAAccgtctctgtgcagaagttcattctggactgggctgaagggaaagtaaatcaggacgtccacctcatatttccacttcctttcagagagctgaacttgatgaaggaccagaaactgagtctgatggagctccttcatgtcttttttaaggaaacaaaagaaacagaaatgtccagtttggaaaaggttctgttcatttttgacgGATTGGACGAGTGTCGTTTTCCTCTAGATTTCCAGaagacagtgagagtgtgtgatgtaactgaatcagcatcagtgcctgtgctgctgataaacctgatcaaagggaatctgcttccctctgctctcatctggatcacctccagacctgcagcagctgatcaaatcccctctgagtgtgtggatcgagtcacagaggtacgagggttcaatgacccacagaaggaggagtacttcaggaagaggatcagtgatcagagcctggccaataacatcatcacacacctgaagtcattaagaagcctctacatcatgtgtcacatcccagtcttctgctggattacagccactgttctagagagaatgttgggtgaagcagagagtggagagatgcccaagactctgactcaaatgtacacacacttcctcatcattcagacaaacatcatcagagaaaaatactcaaagaagcaggagagtgatgaagaaatgcttcttaaactgggacaactggcttttcagcagctgaagaaagggaacctgatcttctatgatgaagacctgagagagtgtggtattgatgtgacagaagcagcagtgtactcaggtgtgtgtactcagatcttcagagaggagtttgggcttcaccacagtaaagtgtactgctttgttcatctgagcattcaggagcatctcgcagctctgtatgtgcacctgaccttcatgaaggagaagagaaatgtgGTTAAACAGAATCAAGATTCTGAACGTTCgttgaaaaaaaatacaatctcAGATGTACACAAGAGTGCTGTGTATCAGACTTTAAAAAGTAAGACTGGACATCTGGATCTTTTCCTTCGCtttcttctgggtctctcactggagtccaatcagAAACTCTTACATGTTTTagtaacacagacaggaagtagcTCCCAGAGCATAAAGGAAACAGTTCAGTACATTAAGGAGAAGATCAGTAAATATCTTCctacagagaaatccatcaatctgttccactgtctgaatgaactgggtGATGATTCTCTAGTGGAGGAAATCCAACACTACCTGAAATCTGGAAAACAAAGTGAACTTTCTTCTTCACAGTGGTCTGCTCTGGTGTTTATGTTACTGACATCAGCacaggagctggatgagttTGACCTGAGTAAATATTTCAGTACAGATAAGATAACAGAAGATGTTGTTCTGAAGATGATGCCTGTGATTACAGCATCCAGTAAAGCAAT taTCAGCTGTGATTCACTTGGAGTAAAAACTTGGTCATCTCTGGTCTCAGCGCTCAGATCAGAAACCTCCAAACTGAGAGAACTTCATCTGACTGTGAAAACACTGGATCTGTCTGAGAATAAACtcagagactcaggagtgaagactctctctgctgtactggagaatcctcactgtaaagtgGAGACACTGAa gttgtgtgattgtgatgtctcagatgaagtctgtgctgctctgacttcagctctgagatcaaatcCCTCACACCTGAGATTCCTGGATCTGTCCTATAATAATCtcggagactcaggagtgaagattctctctgctgtactggagaatcctcactgtaaactggagacactgag gttgtatatgtgtggtgtctcagatgaaggctgtgctgctctgacttcagctctgagatcaaacccctcacacctgagagaactggatctgtcctgtaataaactaggagactcaggagtgaagagtctctctgctgtactggagaatcctcactgtaaactggagacactgaagtaa